The following are from one region of the Corylus avellana chromosome ca1, CavTom2PMs-1.0 genome:
- the LOC132167340 gene encoding uncharacterized protein LOC132167340 produces MAGKAVKSVAKVVGDYQYPWREKLVKYKDELSKGVWGYWELGAWKPLGISARHRARLRKEVLLAGEDWPYDPARKEMRTKRKGHKCDRIAAEKRENTARLMQEMPKMLLDHKKRRWEKKMKEEDKNK; encoded by the coding sequence ATGGCAGGCAAAGCTGTAAAATCTGTGGCAAAGGTGGTTGGGGATTACCAGTACCCATGGCGAGAAAAGTTAGTGAAATACAAGGATGAACTATCCAAGGGTGTGTGGGGTTACTGGGAACTAGGGGCCTGGAAGCCCCTTGGCATTAGTGCTCGTCATAGAGCGAGACTCCGCAAGGAAGTCCTCCTTGCTGGGGAAGACTGGCCGTATGACCCGGCTAGGAAAGAGATGAGAACCAAGAGGAAAGGCCACAAATGTGACAGGATAGCTGCAGAAAAACGAGAAAACACTGCCAGGTTGATGCAGGAGATGCCAAAAATGTTGTTGGATCACAAGAAGCGCAGGtgggagaagaaaatgaaggaagaaGACAAGAACAAGTGA